A stretch of Aerococcus urinaehominis DNA encodes these proteins:
- a CDS encoding sugar phosphate isomerase/epimerase family protein produces the protein MSKIGVQAMMLKEKFEELGAFETLKKVSEIGYNAVEISQIPMTEENVAELKRAQDELGMEIASLSCNVIDEGTPGGNDALDTKFDKIVQDCKTLGVTKLRIGMLPFANMKNKETALAFCRQANEFGEKLKEEGIQLYYHNHHVEFRKYEDEFLIDIIARECPALDFELDLHWVQRGGADPIAILEQYKDRAGLVHIKDYRIGAIPDEAFSALEEGDVASFYTAFTNIVEFAEIGAGSMDYQAIVNKALDLGIEYLLVEQDMLYGRDPFDCLADSRQALIDYGFADLF, from the coding sequence ATGAGTAAAATTGGCGTACAAGCAATGATGTTAAAGGAAAAGTTTGAGGAATTAGGTGCATTTGAAACCTTAAAGAAAGTCAGTGAAATTGGCTATAATGCCGTTGAAATTTCTCAAATTCCTATGACTGAAGAAAATGTTGCTGAATTAAAACGTGCGCAAGATGAGTTAGGCATGGAAATTGCTTCGCTTTCTTGTAACGTAATTGATGAAGGTACACCAGGCGGTAATGATGCTTTGGATACTAAATTCGATAAAATTGTTCAAGACTGTAAGACCCTAGGCGTAACAAAACTTCGTATTGGCATGTTACCTTTTGCTAATATGAAAAATAAGGAAACAGCCTTGGCATTCTGTCGTCAAGCCAACGAATTTGGTGAAAAACTTAAAGAAGAAGGTATTCAACTCTATTACCATAATCACCATGTTGAGTTCCGCAAATATGAAGATGAGTTTTTAATTGATATTATTGCTCGTGAATGTCCGGCCTTGGACTTTGAATTAGACTTACACTGGGTACAACGTGGTGGTGCTGATCCAATTGCTATCTTAGAGCAATACAAGGATCGTGCTGGTTTAGTTCATATTAAAGATTATCGGATTGGTGCAATTCCAGATGAAGCTTTCTCTGCCCTTGAAGAAGGAGATGTGGCTAGCTTCTATACAGCCTTCACTAATATTGTAGAGTTTGCTGAAATTGGTGCTGGTTCAATGGACTATCAAGCTATTGTTAATAAAGCTTTAGATTTAGGAATTGAATACCTATTAGTTGAACAAGATATGTTATACGGACGCGACCCATTCGATTGCTTAGCTGACTCTCGTCAGGCCCTAATCGATTACGGTTTTGCCGATTTATTCTAA
- a CDS encoding Gfo/Idh/MocA family protein encodes MLKVGIVGLGTVAIVHAKGILESPYADLVAVCDNDPTRAKDYSDFPFYTDLTEMLAQEDLDVVHVCLPHYLHDEATMTIARAGVHVLLEKPVSINAERSRQLLLDHQALANGTKVAVCFQNRLNETVQEMKRLLQAEGGEILAVKGLVPWFRPESYYSQKPWRGKWDEAGSGTIINQAIHTLDLMHYVTGNDWSACKALVGNLLDYDIEVEDTATANFEFTDGSHGFFMGTNAYYGNDSIELQVMTSNGRYTIKEDKLFDKDINCLAENERVPGTKIYYGPSHRNYFDSFYRAINDNTDDYCGLESALITMEMIDAMKLSSAENRIVNKEEFIHE; translated from the coding sequence ATGCTAAAAGTTGGCATTGTTGGCTTGGGAACTGTAGCCATCGTCCATGCTAAGGGGATTCTTGAATCCCCTTATGCCGATTTAGTGGCGGTTTGTGATAATGACCCCACCCGGGCTAAGGACTATTCAGATTTTCCTTTCTATACAGATTTGACAGAGATGTTAGCCCAGGAAGATTTGGATGTCGTTCATGTTTGCTTACCCCACTATCTCCATGATGAGGCAACGATGACGATTGCGCGCGCAGGCGTTCATGTACTACTTGAAAAGCCAGTATCTATTAACGCTGAGCGTTCACGACAGTTACTATTGGACCACCAGGCCTTAGCTAATGGCACCAAGGTTGCTGTGTGTTTCCAAAACCGCTTGAATGAAACTGTTCAGGAAATGAAGCGTCTTCTCCAAGCAGAGGGTGGGGAAATTCTGGCAGTTAAGGGCTTGGTACCTTGGTTTAGACCAGAATCTTACTACTCTCAAAAGCCTTGGCGTGGTAAGTGGGACGAAGCGGGGTCTGGTACCATTATTAACCAGGCTATTCATACCTTAGATCTCATGCATTATGTAACCGGTAATGATTGGTCAGCCTGTAAGGCGCTAGTTGGTAATTTGTTAGATTACGATATTGAAGTAGAAGATACGGCAACAGCTAATTTTGAGTTTACTGATGGTAGCCATGGATTCTTTATGGGCACTAATGCCTACTACGGTAATGACTCAATTGAGCTCCAAGTCATGACTAGCAACGGCCGCTATACAATCAAAGAAGATAAGTTATTCGACAAGGATATTAACTGTCTGGCTGAAAATGAACGGGTGCCAGGAACTAAGATTTACTATGGACCTAGCCACCGTAACTATTTTGACAGTTTTTATCGGGCTATTAATGATAATACCGACGACTACTGTGGCTTAGAGAGTGCTCTTATTACTATGGAAATGATTGATGCGATGAAATTATCATCAGCAGAAAATCGAATTGTGAATAAGGAGGAATTTATTCATGAGTAA
- a CDS encoding Gfo/Idh/MocA family protein yields the protein MAEKKLRLGIIGYGTQGSAYGRFIDGGLVPSVELTGVCDIDPAAIDRCKELFPEVNAYEDYKDLVDSGEVDAVITAVPHYLHPEMAIYALSKDIHVLNEKPAGVYTKQVQELNEYAKDAKATYAIMFNQRNNPLYQKIKAIMDSGDLGAIRRTNWIITTWWRPQAYYNQSEWRATWGGEGGGVLVNQAPHQLDLFQWIAGVPESVYAMVDEGYQRDIVVEDQVHAMLKYPNGATGVFVTSTNEIVGSDRLEIYCDKGKIVVDDSQKATVYRLKETEQDIDAGFDADKVKRMMAAENVFGDLFEEVQTIEEENVWGAQHSGVIENFAQHILNGEDLIAPGAEGINGVRLANAIQMSGWTGEKISIKDFDDDKFLEMLNQHIEEEGKFPTRD from the coding sequence ATGGCAGAGAAAAAATTACGTTTAGGTATTATCGGCTATGGTACCCAAGGTTCGGCTTATGGTCGTTTTATTGACGGTGGTTTGGTACCTTCAGTTGAACTAACAGGTGTTTGTGATATTGATCCAGCTGCAATTGATCGTTGCAAGGAACTTTTCCCAGAAGTAAATGCTTATGAAGATTACAAAGATTTAGTAGATTCTGGCGAAGTAGATGCGGTTATTACCGCGGTACCTCACTATCTTCACCCAGAAATGGCAATCTATGCTTTAAGCAAAGATATCCATGTTTTGAATGAAAAACCTGCTGGTGTTTATACTAAGCAAGTTCAAGAATTAAATGAATATGCTAAAGATGCTAAAGCAACTTATGCGATTATGTTTAACCAACGTAATAATCCACTTTATCAAAAAATTAAAGCCATTATGGACAGCGGTGATTTAGGTGCAATCCGCCGTACTAACTGGATTATCACCACTTGGTGGCGGCCACAAGCTTACTATAACCAAAGTGAATGGCGTGCTACTTGGGGCGGTGAAGGTGGCGGTGTCCTAGTTAACCAAGCACCTCACCAATTAGACCTCTTCCAATGGATTGCAGGTGTACCTGAATCAGTGTATGCCATGGTTGATGAAGGTTACCAACGTGACATTGTCGTAGAAGACCAAGTTCATGCCATGCTGAAGTATCCTAACGGTGCGACTGGTGTCTTTGTTACATCAACTAATGAAATTGTTGGTTCAGACCGTCTTGAAATCTATTGCGATAAAGGTAAAATCGTTGTTGATGATTCACAAAAAGCAACTGTTTATCGTCTAAAAGAAACTGAACAAGATATCGATGCTGGCTTCGATGCTGATAAGGTTAAACGCATGATGGCTGCTGAAAATGTTTTTGGCGACCTATTCGAAGAAGTACAAACGATTGAAGAAGAAAACGTTTGGGGTGCTCAACACTCTGGCGTTATCGAAAACTTTGCCCAACATATTTTAAATGGCGAAGACTTAATCGCACCAGGTGCTGAAGGTATTAACGGCGTACGTCTAGCCAATGCCATTCAAATGTCTGGCTGGACTGGCGAAAAGATTTCTATTAAAGACTTTGATGATGATAAGTTCTTAGAAATGTTAAACCAACATATTGAAGAAGAAGGTAAGTTCCCAACACGTGATTAA
- a CDS encoding helix-turn-helix transcriptional regulator has translation MENGVYGGYDLDGGIDQLDFHSHSQLEIYQLVAGNVYYQVGDHFYDLQAGDILLIDGMRLHKAFVSPDSKQYRRSMIHFDSGFIAPVLASLGAEDLLGLFTNSTGYLYRISDQAAAGRIGQTISELVQLVDRKDSNQHRQLIQVKLVSLLLEIDLAADESLIGRETSDDRIRKVEDVTRFITRHYQESLTLDDIARGVNISRSYLPHLFKEVTGTTVMSFLMSYRLTQARFQLFMNRELPIQDIAKQCGFESPAHFSRFFKQKMQMTPKQFRNLSYAEAFDTYSDGKVKA, from the coding sequence ATGGAAAACGGCGTTTATGGTGGTTACGATCTAGATGGTGGTATTGACCAGTTAGATTTCCACAGCCACAGTCAGCTTGAGATTTATCAACTGGTTGCAGGTAATGTTTACTATCAAGTGGGAGACCACTTTTATGACCTGCAAGCTGGAGATATCCTACTTATTGACGGGATGCGACTTCACAAGGCTTTTGTTTCACCAGACTCAAAACAATACCGGCGTTCTATGATTCACTTCGACAGCGGATTTATCGCACCAGTCTTAGCTAGTTTAGGTGCGGAAGACCTGCTGGGTTTGTTTACCAATTCCACCGGTTATCTTTACCGGATTTCTGACCAGGCTGCAGCTGGTCGGATTGGACAAACCATTAGTGAATTAGTCCAGCTAGTTGACCGTAAGGACAGTAACCAACATCGGCAACTTATCCAGGTTAAGTTAGTTAGTCTACTTTTAGAGATTGACTTAGCAGCTGATGAGAGTCTGATTGGACGAGAAACTAGTGATGATAGAATCCGCAAGGTAGAAGATGTAACTCGTTTTATTACCAGGCATTATCAGGAGAGCTTGACTTTAGATGATATTGCCCGTGGGGTAAACATTTCCCGCTCCTATTTACCTCATCTCTTTAAGGAGGTGACGGGGACAACCGTGATGTCATTTTTGATGTCTTATCGTTTGACGCAGGCACGTTTCCAGTTGTTTATGAACCGTGAATTACCGATACAGGATATAGCCAAGCAGTGTGGTTTTGAGAGTCCAGCGCACTTTTCTCGTTTCTTCAAACAAAAAATGCAGATGACTCCTAAGCAGTTTCGCAATCTAAGCTACGCTGAGGCATTTGATACATATAGTGATGGTAAGGTAAAAGCATAA
- a CDS encoding DegV family protein, whose product MKTAFIVDSTANLSDQYKNHPDVFTIPLEVILADGTTFRDSNRDSDIAAFYQKMQAAPDLPTTSQPPVGDYVALVEKIIAAGYQQIFAIHLSSQISGTYNTARLLLENYQDQVTSYVIDSKSTSLVMQFLLAQALDMLDLGMPGQAIAQKLQWSADQSRVYVGIREMDNLVKGGRLQAGTKFIGELLNIIPVAVFDKDGQLQVYEKVRTEKRFHKLVYKIFDQAIAAYPGRVRLAIAHGDAPQAAQDLADQCQERYPDLAIDIAYLPPVLGVHGGRNCLGFSAMVSADY is encoded by the coding sequence ATGAAGACGGCCTTCATCGTTGATTCAACTGCCAATTTATCTGACCAATACAAAAATCATCCGGATGTATTTACCATTCCCTTAGAGGTTATCCTAGCAGACGGCACCACCTTTAGGGACAGTAATCGGGATAGTGATATCGCTGCCTTTTATCAAAAGATGCAGGCGGCCCCGGACTTGCCGACCACTTCTCAGCCGCCGGTGGGTGATTATGTTGCGCTTGTAGAAAAAATTATTGCGGCCGGCTACCAACAAATATTCGCTATTCATTTATCTAGTCAAATATCAGGAACCTATAATACTGCCCGCTTACTACTTGAAAATTACCAAGACCAAGTAACTAGTTACGTCATTGATTCTAAATCTACCTCCTTGGTCATGCAGTTTTTGCTAGCCCAAGCCCTAGATATGTTGGACTTGGGTATGCCAGGCCAAGCAATTGCCCAAAAATTGCAGTGGTCAGCTGATCAGAGTCGGGTATATGTTGGGATAAGAGAAATGGACAACCTAGTTAAAGGAGGGCGACTTCAGGCAGGTACCAAATTTATTGGTGAACTATTAAATATTATCCCTGTAGCAGTTTTTGATAAAGACGGACAGTTACAGGTATATGAAAAAGTAAGAACTGAGAAACGTTTTCATAAGCTTGTTTATAAAATTTTTGACCAAGCAATAGCTGCTTATCCGGGGCGGGTTAGGTTGGCCATTGCGCACGGTGATGCCCCCCAAGCCGCCCAAGATTTGGCTGACCAATGTCAAGAGCGTTATCCTGATCTAGCCATAGATATTGCCTACCTACCACCTGTACTTGGTGTGCATGGCGGGCGTAATTGTCTGGGTTTTTCAGCTATGGTAAGTGCGGATTATTAG
- a CDS encoding MFS transporter codes for MATNANVKPFGMRDKIGYMFGDFGNDMTFIFQSMFLMVFYTEVLGIPGSAVGTLFLVSRIVDAFTDVGMGRIVDTSKPHPDGKFRVWIKRIAGPVAIASFLMYQVGMQDASMTTKMIYMYVTYLLWGSICYTAINIPYGSMASAITADPDGRTQLSTFRTVGATLAGLIIGAVTPLFIYDSMGRVKTDMTFTVVAGVFSILAIVFYALCYFMTTERVKIQKDENASNPSLGETFSAVFTSRSLQGIVLSALFMICGQLVMGSMNNYVFPNYYNSAAGISIVNTLNPLLVLAIAAPLGPVLAKRFGKKEVGIVGMLVSTISYAILFLLRPDNMYVFIAFLSIAYLGFGIFNTVIWACIIDVIDDIEVATGDRDDGTIYALYSFARKVGQALAGAAAGWLLTGIGYVSGAETQTAEVIDRVFNVAVLVPGVAYLLAALSLMFIYPLGKKRVDSNAAILAERRGH; via the coding sequence ATGGCAACAAATGCAAATGTAAAACCATTTGGCATGCGAGATAAGATTGGTTACATGTTTGGTGACTTCGGTAACGACATGACCTTTATCTTCCAGTCCATGTTCCTGATGGTCTTTTATACTGAGGTACTAGGTATTCCTGGTAGTGCTGTTGGTACTTTATTTTTAGTTTCACGGATTGTCGATGCCTTTACTGACGTCGGTATGGGACGGATTGTCGATACTTCTAAACCACACCCTGACGGTAAATTCCGGGTATGGATTAAGCGGATTGCCGGTCCAGTAGCTATTGCATCATTCTTAATGTACCAAGTAGGAATGCAAGATGCTTCGATGACAACCAAAATGATTTATATGTATGTTACTTACCTTCTTTGGGGTTCAATCTGCTATACTGCTATTAATATTCCTTATGGTTCAATGGCTTCAGCAATTACAGCTGATCCTGATGGCCGGACGCAATTATCTACCTTCCGTACAGTTGGTGCAACCCTAGCAGGTTTAATCATTGGTGCGGTTACCCCGCTGTTTATCTATGATTCAATGGGACGTGTAAAAACAGACATGACCTTTACTGTCGTAGCAGGGGTCTTCTCTATTTTAGCAATTGTTTTCTATGCCCTATGCTACTTTATGACAACTGAACGGGTTAAAATTCAAAAGGATGAAAACGCTTCTAACCCAAGCTTGGGAGAGACATTTAGTGCTGTTTTCACTAGCCGCTCATTACAAGGGATTGTATTGTCTGCCTTATTCATGATTTGTGGTCAGTTAGTTATGGGTTCTATGAACAACTATGTCTTCCCTAACTACTATAATTCAGCTGCCGGTATTTCTATTGTCAATACACTTAATCCTTTATTAGTATTAGCAATTGCAGCACCGCTAGGACCAGTTTTAGCCAAACGTTTTGGTAAAAAAGAAGTCGGCATCGTTGGTATGCTTGTTTCTACCATCTCTTACGCTATTCTATTCTTATTACGTCCTGATAATATGTATGTCTTTATTGCTTTCTTATCAATTGCTTACCTAGGATTCGGTATTTTTAATACAGTTATCTGGGCTTGTATCATTGACGTAATCGATGATATCGAAGTAGCAACTGGTGACCGTGATGACGGTACTATTTATGCCCTTTACTCATTTGCCCGTAAGGTAGGTCAAGCCTTGGCTGGTGCCGCTGCTGGTTGGTTATTAACTGGTATTGGTTATGTTTCTGGTGCGGAAACACAAACAGCAGAAGTTATTGACCGGGTCTTCAACGTTGCCGTGTTAGTGCCTGGCGTTGCTTACCTGTTAGCTGCCCTATCATTAATGTTTATATATCCATTAGGTAAAAAACGTGTTGATAGCAATGCTGCTATCCTAGCCGAACGTCGTGGCCACTAA
- a CDS encoding MFS transporter, with amino-acid sequence MATNAVEKPFGMRDKVGYMFGDLGNDMTFHLQSMFLMVFYTEVLGIQASAVGTLFLVSRIVDAFTDVGMGRIVDTAKPHPDGKFRVWIKRIAGPVALASFLMYQTGMQDASMTTKIIYMYVTYILWGSICYTAINIPYGSMASAITADPDGRTQLSTFRTVGATLASLVIGAITPIFIYDAAGSVKTDITFTVVAGVFSLLAIAFYALCYFMTTERVKITNSESQERKPFLETMGTIFSSRALAGIIIAALFMICGQLMMGSMNNYVFPNYYSSSTGISLVNTMNPLLTLLIAAPLGPGLAKRFGKKEVGAVGMIISAISYACAFLLRPDNMYVFIAFLSIAYLGFGIFNTVIWACIIDVIDDIEVQSGERDDGTIYALYSFARKLGQAFAGAASGWLLTGVGYVSGAANQTGDVIESIFNISTLVPGTAYLLAALALIFVYPLSKKRVDANAEVLASRR; translated from the coding sequence ATGGCAACAAATGCAGTCGAAAAACCATTCGGCATGCGTGACAAGGTCGGCTACATGTTTGGGGACCTAGGTAATGATATGACCTTCCACCTCCAATCCATGTTCCTGATGGTATTTTACACAGAGGTATTAGGTATCCAAGCTTCGGCTGTTGGTACACTTTTCTTGGTTTCACGGATTGTTGATGCTTTTACTGATGTGGGCATGGGTCGTATCGTCGATACCGCTAAACCGCATCCAGATGGAAAATTCCGCGTATGGATTAAGCGCATTGCTGGTCCAGTTGCGCTAGCTTCATTCCTGATGTACCAAACTGGTATGCAAGATGCGTCAATGACTACTAAAATTATCTACATGTACGTAACTTATATCCTTTGGGGTTCAATCTGCTACACAGCAATTAACATCCCTTATGGTTCAATGGCTTCAGCGATTACAGCTGATCCAGATGGTCGGACGCAATTATCTACCTTCCGTACAGTAGGTGCAACTTTAGCTTCACTAGTTATTGGTGCGATTACCCCGATCTTTATTTATGATGCAGCTGGTAGTGTGAAAACCGATATTACTTTTACTGTTGTAGCTGGTGTGTTCTCGTTATTAGCGATTGCTTTTTATGCCCTTTGCTACTTTATGACTACTGAGCGGGTTAAAATTACTAACTCTGAAAGTCAAGAGCGCAAACCATTCTTAGAAACAATGGGTACGATCTTCTCAAGTCGTGCGCTTGCAGGTATTATCATAGCTGCTTTGTTTATGATTTGTGGTCAATTGATGATGGGTTCAATGAACAACTATGTTTTCCCTAATTATTACAGCTCTTCAACTGGTATTTCTTTAGTTAACACCATGAATCCATTATTAACGCTCTTGATTGCAGCACCTTTAGGTCCTGGCTTAGCTAAACGTTTCGGTAAAAAAGAAGTCGGCGCAGTTGGGATGATTATCTCAGCTATTTCATATGCTTGTGCTTTCTTACTACGTCCAGATAATATGTATGTCTTCATCGCTTTCCTATCAATTGCTTATTTAGGTTTTGGTATTTTTAATACCGTCATCTGGGCTTGTATCATCGACGTTATTGATGATATTGAGGTCCAATCTGGCGAGCGTGATGACGGTACAATCTATGCTTTATATTCATTTGCGCGTAAATTAGGTCAAGCTTTTGCTGGTGCTGCTTCTGGTTGGTTATTAACTGGTGTAGGCTATGTATCAGGTGCTGCTAACCAAACTGGCGATGTGATTGAAAGTATCTTTAATATTTCTACTTTAGTACCAGGTACTGCTTACTTATTAGCAGCTTTAGCGTTAATCTTTGTTTATCCACTATCTAAGAAACGGGTAGATGCTAACGCAGAGGTTTTAGCTAGCCGTCGCTAA
- a CDS encoding DNA/RNA non-specific endonuclease, producing MSRRRVRPNREKAILGVIISFLVLVGLTLTSIYASDFAQRQEQADQASRQASRQDNQSYQVSVPVLDQRPAGGKADQESSDVNTPENPLASDQSQVDDKPSPAPTSPVDYQDLSQVLALPASQVYEYRQQFHRQPPANVAGQAYVTVNNNTPLFSSEDFHITASGWERYSNLDQLGRVGTAEALLDQQLMPADDQGRDSLVAVTPSGWDQAYYPGLVSGGWLYNRSHLIGYQLTGQQDNMLNLMAGTRYFNVEGMLPFENYVAAYIEESNAQVRYRVSPVFVGQELLARGIYLEGLSLDADHSLQFHIYIPNHQPGVYIDYQTGASRPQNF from the coding sequence ATGTCAAGAAGAAGGGTAAGACCTAATCGGGAAAAAGCCATATTGGGTGTGATTATTAGTTTTTTAGTTTTAGTGGGCTTAACGCTGACTAGTATTTATGCAAGTGACTTTGCCCAAAGACAAGAGCAAGCCGATCAAGCTAGCCGCCAAGCTAGTCGCCAGGACAACCAGTCCTACCAGGTCTCAGTGCCGGTACTAGACCAGCGTCCAGCGGGAGGTAAGGCAGACCAGGAATCATCTGATGTCAATACACCTGAAAATCCACTAGCAAGTGACCAAAGTCAGGTTGACGACAAGCCTAGTCCGGCGCCAACTAGTCCAGTTGATTACCAGGATTTGAGCCAAGTTTTAGCTTTACCAGCTAGCCAAGTCTATGAATATCGTCAACAATTTCACCGCCAGCCGCCAGCGAATGTGGCGGGTCAGGCATATGTGACAGTCAATAATAATACCCCCTTGTTCAGTAGCGAAGATTTTCATATTACAGCTAGTGGCTGGGAACGTTATAGTAATTTGGATCAACTAGGTCGCGTTGGCACGGCGGAAGCGCTCTTGGACCAACAATTGATGCCAGCAGATGACCAGGGCAGGGATAGCCTTGTTGCTGTGACGCCTAGTGGTTGGGACCAGGCTTATTATCCGGGGCTGGTATCTGGCGGATGGCTTTATAACCGGTCCCATCTTATCGGCTACCAGTTGACGGGTCAACAAGACAATATGCTTAACTTAATGGCAGGTACGCGTTACTTTAACGTTGAAGGCATGCTGCCCTTCGAAAACTATGTGGCAGCCTATATAGAAGAAAGCAATGCCCAGGTTCGCTACCGGGTCAGTCCAGTTTTTGTTGGTCAAGAACTCTTAGCTCGAGGCATTTATCTCGAAGGTTTAAGCTTGGATGCAGACCATAGCCTGCAATTCCATATCTATATTCCTAACCACCAGCCGGGCGTCTATATTGATTACCAAACCGGTGCTAGCCGCCCCCAAAATTTTTAA
- a CDS encoding GMP reductase yields the protein MQTFDYEQVQLIPAKCIVTSRSQCDTSIELGGRTFKIPVVPANMQTVLNEELAEDLARNGYFYIMHRFEPEKRLDFVRDMNRKGLYASISVGVKEEEYAFVDQLAESGEEVAYITIDIAHGHSQTVIDMIKYLKEKLPHSFVIAGNIATPEAVRDLENAGADATKVGVGPGRVCITKIKTGFGTAGWQLSAIRLCAKAARKPIIADGGIRTHGDIAKSIRFGASMVMIGSLLAAHEESPGESVVEDGQTYKEYFGSASEFQKGQYKNVEGKKILLASRGSIYDTLKEMQEDLQSSISYAGGRDLKSLTTVDYVVVETIYNGD from the coding sequence ATGCAAACATTTGATTATGAACAGGTCCAGTTAATTCCTGCCAAGTGTATTGTGACTAGCCGGAGCCAGTGCGATACCTCGATTGAATTGGGCGGACGCACTTTTAAGATTCCTGTAGTACCTGCTAATATGCAGACCGTGCTCAATGAAGAGTTGGCTGAAGACTTAGCACGTAATGGTTATTTCTATATCATGCACCGCTTTGAGCCAGAGAAACGTCTTGATTTTGTGCGTGACATGAACCGTAAGGGTCTTTATGCATCTATTAGTGTCGGCGTCAAAGAAGAGGAATATGCTTTTGTTGACCAACTAGCTGAATCAGGCGAAGAAGTGGCTTATATTACGATTGATATTGCCCACGGCCATTCTCAAACAGTAATTGACATGATTAAGTACCTAAAGGAAAAATTACCTCATAGCTTTGTCATTGCAGGGAATATCGCAACACCTGAAGCTGTTCGGGATCTTGAAAATGCTGGTGCTGATGCTACTAAAGTTGGGGTTGGCCCAGGCCGTGTTTGTATTACCAAGATTAAAACCGGCTTTGGTACCGCGGGCTGGCAGTTATCAGCCATACGTCTATGTGCCAAGGCTGCCCGTAAGCCAATCATTGCTGATGGAGGCATTCGGACCCATGGGGATATTGCTAAATCAATCCGCTTCGGTGCCAGCATGGTTATGATTGGTTCACTCTTAGCTGCCCATGAGGAGTCACCTGGCGAATCAGTAGTTGAAGATGGCCAAACTTACAAAGAGTATTTTGGCTCAGCTTCTGAATTCCAAAAGGGTCAATACAAGAACGTTGAAGGTAAGAAGATTCTTTTAGCTAGTCGTGGTTCTATTTACGATACGCTGAAAGAAATGCAAGAAGATTTACAATCATCCATTTCATATGCAGGTGGCCGTGATTTGAAATCTCTAACCACTGTTGACTATGTAGTCGTTGAAACCATTTACAACGGCGACTAA
- the pyrE gene encoding orotate phosphoribosyltransferase translates to MTKETEKYAQLLLDIQAVNLRPDQPFTWTSGLRSPIYCDNRLVISHPQCREEIETGLVNLIKTHYPDVEVIAGTATAGIPHAAIIAHLLDLPMIYVRSQAKGHGKQNAIEGQLLAGQKVVMIEDLISTGGSVIEAADKVAQAGGQVLGCLAIFNYCLDKSRQAFDQAGYDLVSLTNYEALLQLVKQNQIFSPDQEKILAQWHHDPELWSQKY, encoded by the coding sequence ATGACTAAAGAAACTGAAAAATATGCCCAACTTCTGTTGGATATCCAGGCAGTGAACCTGAGACCAGACCAACCCTTTACATGGACATCTGGTTTAAGGTCTCCCATTTATTGTGATAACCGTCTAGTAATTTCCCATCCCCAATGCCGGGAAGAAATTGAGACTGGCTTAGTAAATTTAATTAAGACTCACTATCCAGATGTGGAAGTGATTGCTGGCACAGCAACAGCTGGGATTCCTCATGCTGCTATCATTGCCCATCTCTTGGACCTGCCGATGATCTATGTGCGTAGCCAGGCCAAGGGACATGGTAAACAGAATGCGATTGAAGGACAACTGCTAGCAGGTCAAAAGGTCGTTATGATAGAGGACTTGATTTCAACAGGTGGCTCAGTCATTGAAGCTGCTGATAAAGTTGCCCAGGCCGGTGGCCAGGTCCTAGGCTGCCTAGCTATCTTTAATTACTGCTTAGATAAAAGTCGCCAAGCTTTTGACCAAGCGGGTTATGATTTAGTGAGTCTGACAAATTATGAAGCCTTGCTCCAACTTGTTAAACAAAATCAAATCTTTAGCCCAGACCAAGAAAAAATCTTGGCTCAATGGCACCATGACCCCGAGTTATGGAGTCAAAAATATTAG